The DNA window TGTCGCGTCCCTGGCAATCGCCGCGGTCGTCGTGGTCTCAACGCTTCTCGTCCCGGTCTATTCGGGACAGGCGGTGGACTGCGCCCTCTCGGCGGGCCACGTCGACACCTCAGGGCTCCTGAGGGCGCTGCGGTCACTCGCCGTGGCCATCCTGGCCACGGCTGTGTCCCAGTGGCTCCTCACGGCGCTCACGAACAGGATCGCGAACAGCATCGTGCGGGAGATGCGCGCCCAGGCGTTCGACAAGCTGCAGGTCCTGCCCGTCTCCTACATCGACTCCCACCGTCACGGTGACATCGTGAACCGCGTCGTCACCGACATCGACCAGTTCTCCAACGGCCTCACGCTCACGTTCCAGCAGCTGTTCAGCGGCGTGCTCACGATCGTCCTCACGCTCGTCTTCATGTTCAGGCTCAACGCCGTCGTGACGCTCGTCGTGGTTCTCGTGACGCCCGTTTCCATCTTCGCGGCCAAGTTCATCGCCACGAGGGGCTTCACCTACTTCCACGAGCAGTCGGTGCGCAGGGGAGAGCTCACCGGAATCGTGGAGGAGTACGTTGGCGGCATGGGCGTGCTCGAGGCCTTCGACGCGCAGCCACAGGCCATCGCCAGATTTCGCGAGGCGGACAAGAGCCTGGGAAACGCGAGCTTCAAAGCCGTGTTCTACTCGTCGCTCGTCAACCCCACCACGCGCTTCGTGAACGCCCTCGTCTATGCCGGAGTCGGGATCTTCGGGGCGCTCGCCGCCATCGACGGCACGCTCACGGTAGGCGGACTCACGGCGTTTCTCAGTTACGCAAACCAGTACACGAAGCCCTTCAACGACATCTCGGAGGTCGTCACCGAGCTCCAGAACTCGTTTGCCTGCGCAGCACGGCTCTTCGAGCTGCTCGACGAGCCCGAGCAGGAGCCCGACGCGCCCGATGCCGTCGAGCTGGCGTCCGTCTCGGGCGCGGTGACCCTCGACGACGTGTGCTTCTCGTACGTGAAGGATCATCCCCTCATCGAGCACTTCTCGCTTGACGTGAGGCCAGGCATGAGGGTGGCCATCGTGGGCCCCACGGGCTGCGGCAAGACGACCATCATCAACCTCCTCATGCGCTTCTACGACGTAGACTCGGGATCCATCAAGGTGGACGGTCACGACATTCGAGCGGTCACGAGGAAGAGCCTTCGCCGGTCCTACGGCATGGTCCTTCAGGACACGTGGGTGAAAAGCGCCACCGTGCGCGAGAACCTCATGCTCGGGTGCCCAGACGCCACGGACGAGCAGGTACGAAATGCCGCGAAAGACGCGTTCGCAGACGACTTCATCGAGCGGCTGCCCAAGGGCTATGACACGCGCCTGGGAGGGGAGGACGCCTCGATCTCTGCCGGGCAGCGGCAGCTGCTGTGCATTGCCCGCGCCATGCTCGCAGACGCCCCCATGCTCATCCTCGACGAGGCCACCTCGAACATCGACACCAGAACCGAGGCCAAGGTACAGGCCGCGTTCGAGCGCCTCATGGAGGGGCGCACGAGCTTCGTCGTGGCGCACAGGCTCTCGACCATCGTGGGCGCCGACCTCATCGTTGCCATGAGGGACGGCCACATCGTTGAGACGGGCACGCACGAGGAGCTGCTTGCCAAGGGCGGGTTCTATGCGAGCCTCTACGAGAGCCAGTTCAGCTAACGATGGCACAGGGCCGCTTCCGAACGCTTTTGTAACCCGTGCTCGACACTCGCAAGCCAAAGGTAGGGGAGGTCCCCCATTGGGGTATCATCCCTTAAGCACGTGCGCCGAGCCGGCGCCCACGCACACCGAGGAGCAGCATTGACGTTCAACGAATGGCTAGAGAAAAAGGTAAGTCAAGGCTTTGAGCCCGACACGAGCGCACCCGTGGGAAGCTCGGACAACCCGTCGAGCAAGATCCTCACGGTCGCGAACGCCTTCACCGTCATGCGCATGCTCCTGACCTGCGTCTTTCTCGTGCTCTTCGTCATGGACGTGTACCGCCCGCTTGCCATCGCCACCTATGCCATCGCAGCCTGCACGGACTGGGCGGATGGCCAGATCGCTCGCCGCACGCAGACGGTCAGCTGGTTTGGCAAGCTCCTCGACCCCGTCTGCGACCGCTTCCTGCTGTTCACGGGCGTGCTCGGCCTTGTCATCGTGGGCGAGCTGCCCATATGGGTGGCCATCCTCGTCATTGCCAGGGACTGCTACCTCGCGGTTGGCGCGCTTATCGTGAGAAGGTATCGCGAGAGGCCCGTGGACGTCGTCTACATCGGAAAGATCACGACAGCATTGCTCATGTTCGGTTTCTGTGACCTGCTTCTGGGCCTTCCCGTCATCGATGGCCTGGGCATTTGTAACGTCTCCTGGCTCCCTGGCCTTAACTCCGTGGGTGGGCCTGTGGGCCTGCTGTTCGTCTACGCCGGCTGCGTGATGTCGGTCATCACGGCGATCGTGTACACCACGGAGGGCGCCGCCATCGTCAGGGAGTCCATCAGAAGGAGAAGTCGCGCCTAACATGAGAGCTCGCAATTCACGGCTTTTCTGCCTCACGCTTGTCTTTCTTCTTGCCTTTTCCTTCTCGATAGTTGCGGCCAGCCCGCGAGCCCAGGCAAAGACCTCTGAACCCACGCTAAGCGAGGCGCAGGCCGCCATCGTCGTTGACTCAACGGGCAGCGTTCTGTACGAGAAGAACCCTGACGATGAGATCAACATGGCCTCGGTCACGAAGGTCATGACGGCTGTCGTCGCGCTCGAGAGCGGAACGCCGCTCGACAAGGTGTGCACGCTCTCCAAGCCCGAGCTTGCCGAGAACGCCATGGTTGCGGGCTATGAGGCCGGGAGCACCTCGACCTTCGAGGACCTGCTCCACGTTATGCTCGTCTACTCCGCAAACGACGCCGCCTATGAGGTTGCCGTCGCCGTGGCGGGCTCTGAGGACTCCTTTGTCCAGATGATGAACGACAAGGCCGCCGAGCTGGGGATGGACCACACGCACTTCGAGAATCCCCACGGCCTGGACGCGGACGGCCACCACTCAACCGTCCACGACCTCGCGATTCTGGCGCGTTACGCCATGACGACCCAGCCATTCATCGCCGACACCGTTCGCATGACTTCCACGACGGTCAACGTCAACGGCGCCCAGGAGACGTTCCCAACGGTAGATCACTTGCTCGGCGAGTACGACGGGCTCATCGGCATTAAGACGGGAGCGGGAAACAACGTCACGGCGTTCATGGGCTGCGCACGTCGCCACGGGACCACGCTCTACACCGTGGTCCTGGGCTGCACGACGCGCGAGGGGCGCTTCACCGACACCGAGTCCCTGCTTGACTGGGCGTTCGACACGTACGACTCCTACACGCTCGCGAGCCCCAAGACCGTTGTGGCAACGCGTCCCTTTGCCTATGACCTGGCGCTGAGCTGTTCGGTCGCAGCCCAGGCCACCACGACGGGGCTCGTCTGGCCCGACGCCGGACCCACGACCTACGTGAGGACCATGTCCTTCGCGGGTCAGCTCTTGGCTCCCGGAGAGACCGCCGGCGTGTGCAGCTGGACTCAGGCGGGACGCAGGGTTGGTACCTGCACGTACGTCTCGACGGGTGACCTCGCCTTTGCCCGGAGCGGCTTTGGTCTCGTCGACGAGCTTGATCCCGTCCTCAAGTCGGCAGACGCAGCATAGCCAGCGAAAGGGATTCCCATGTATGCCATCTCAGCCAGCAAGGCCCCTCGCACGTCGCTTCCATTCTCGGAGGGCACGAGCGCGGCTCGCTATGTCTTCGTGTCGGCCCAGCCTCCCGTGGACGCAAGGACAGGCGGGCTCGTGGAGGGCTCGCTCGGGGACAAGGCGTCTTGCTGCATCGACAACATCGAGGCCATCCTCTCCGAGCTTGAGCTCACGCTCGCCGAGGTCACCAAGGTGAGCATCATGCTGGCAGGCACTTGTGACTTCTCGGCCGTCGACGCCGTATGCGAGCAAAGGTTCCCGAGCCCCATGCCCGCCTGCACGCGCATGCAGGTTGTCTCGCTGCCTCTTGGGGCGAGCGTCGCCATCGAGGCCATTGCCTGCCGTTAGCACCCAAGAGCGCTACAATTGAGGCTCAGACGGTCTACCAAGAGAGGGAACACATGCCCGACGAGAACATCAGCAACGCTGCGGACGCTACCGCGATTTTCTGCATGCCTTCCGCAGACGCCACCGTGCCCGACCTCATGGGCGCCAAGCGTCCGGGATACCCGACCCTCTCCATCCTCAAGGGCCCCCAGACGGGTGCCTCGTTTGTCCTGGACACGCCGGAGATCACGATTGGTCGCGACCCCTCGTCCTCGGTGTTCCTCAACGACAT is part of the Parolsenella massiliensis genome and encodes:
- a CDS encoding CDP-alcohol phosphatidyltransferase family protein: MGSSDNPSSKILTVANAFTVMRMLLTCVFLVLFVMDVYRPLAIATYAIAACTDWADGQIARRTQTVSWFGKLLDPVCDRFLLFTGVLGLVIVGELPIWVAILVIARDCYLAVGALIVRRYRERPVDVVYIGKITTALLMFGFCDLLLGLPVIDGLGICNVSWLPGLNSVGGPVGLLFVYAGCVMSVITAIVYTTEGAAIVRESIRRRSRA
- a CDS encoding ABC transporter ATP-binding protein, yielding MSKAGNVAAVPTGTVLRTIRQLSPHVPALVASLAIAAVVVVSTLLVPVYSGQAVDCALSAGHVDTSGLLRALRSLAVAILATAVSQWLLTALTNRIANSIVREMRAQAFDKLQVLPVSYIDSHRHGDIVNRVVTDIDQFSNGLTLTFQQLFSGVLTIVLTLVFMFRLNAVVTLVVVLVTPVSIFAAKFIATRGFTYFHEQSVRRGELTGIVEEYVGGMGVLEAFDAQPQAIARFREADKSLGNASFKAVFYSSLVNPTTRFVNALVYAGVGIFGALAAIDGTLTVGGLTAFLSYANQYTKPFNDISEVVTELQNSFACAARLFELLDEPEQEPDAPDAVELASVSGAVTLDDVCFSYVKDHPLIEHFSLDVRPGMRVAIVGPTGCGKTTIINLLMRFYDVDSGSIKVDGHDIRAVTRKSLRRSYGMVLQDTWVKSATVRENLMLGCPDATDEQVRNAAKDAFADDFIERLPKGYDTRLGGEDASISAGQRQLLCIARAMLADAPMLILDEATSNIDTRTEAKVQAAFERLMEGRTSFVVAHRLSTIVGADLIVAMRDGHIVETGTHEELLAKGGFYASLYESQFS
- a CDS encoding FHA domain-containing protein; this encodes MPDENISNAADATAIFCMPSADATVPDLMGAKRPGYPTLSILKGPQTGASFVLDTPEITIGRDPSSSVFLNDMTVSRRHAVLRISDGSARIEDLGSLNGTWVDGAIVKSAPIVDGSTIQVGTFRMVYHTSRPQRIATGE
- a CDS encoding D-alanyl-D-alanine carboxypeptidase family protein, translated to MRARNSRLFCLTLVFLLAFSFSIVAASPRAQAKTSEPTLSEAQAAIVVDSTGSVLYEKNPDDEINMASVTKVMTAVVALESGTPLDKVCTLSKPELAENAMVAGYEAGSTSTFEDLLHVMLVYSANDAAYEVAVAVAGSEDSFVQMMNDKAAELGMDHTHFENPHGLDADGHHSTVHDLAILARYAMTTQPFIADTVRMTSTTVNVNGAQETFPTVDHLLGEYDGLIGIKTGAGNNVTAFMGCARRHGTTLYTVVLGCTTREGRFTDTESLLDWAFDTYDSYTLASPKTVVATRPFAYDLALSCSVAAQATTTGLVWPDAGPTTYVRTMSFAGQLLAPGETAGVCSWTQAGRRVGTCTYVSTGDLAFARSGFGLVDELDPVLKSADAA
- a CDS encoding Rid family hydrolase; its protein translation is MYAISASKAPRTSLPFSEGTSAARYVFVSAQPPVDARTGGLVEGSLGDKASCCIDNIEAILSELELTLAEVTKVSIMLAGTCDFSAVDAVCEQRFPSPMPACTRMQVVSLPLGASVAIEAIACR